The Papaver somniferum cultivar HN1 chromosome 3, ASM357369v1, whole genome shotgun sequence genome includes a region encoding these proteins:
- the LOC113355166 gene encoding poly [ADP-ribose] polymerase 2-A-like — translation MASNLKVDELRAELTKRGLDASGTKPKLVERIAAVLLEESKTQSSKADDSVGNKRNSRKRSRDSQDDGDDLVTASTDGKIKEEEEDGAIVDIETLRGMGVRELREQASIRGVLAKGTKKELFERLCADLQKDSGSITQDKGEVSEVKEEKLVKATKKGAAVLDQYLPDQYKTNYHVLEHGGEIYDAMLNQTNVSDNNNKFYVIQALESDVGGGGGFMVFTRWGRVGVKGQNKLQGFTSRDEAIHEFEQRFYAKTKNLWSDRKNFFCHEKLYTWLEMDYKEPENESVVPEKPKDSSIQPRGTKLESRIAKFISLICNVSMMKQQMIEIGYNAEKLPLGKLSKSTILKGYDVLKSISEAMTANPNRNTLEQLTGAFYTVIPHDFGFKNMREFIIDTPQKLKNKIEMVEALGEIELATKLLKDDDDMQEDPLYSHYNRLQCELQAIDAGSKEYSVIEKYMKNTHAKTHSSYTVDIVQLFRVSRKCEDERFRKFSNTKNRMLLWHGSRLTNWTGILSQGLRIAPPEAPSTGYMFGKGVYFADMFSKSANYCFSSSSSTAGVLLLCEVALGEMAELLQSDYNADKLPPGKLSTKGVGSTAPDPSEFQALDDGVVVPLGKPKEQRDRKGSLLYNEYIVYNVDQIRMRYLIHVNFNYGRR, via the exons ATGGCGAGCAATCTCAAAGTAGATGAACTCAGAGCTGAACTTACCAAACGAGGCTTAGATGCTTCCGGCACTAAACCTAAACTG GTTGAGAGGATAGCCGCAGTACTGCTTGAAGAATCGAAAACACAATCATCTAAAGCTGATGATTCAGTTGGTAATAAGAGAAATAGTAGAAAAAGATCTAGGGATTCTCAAGATGATGGCGATGATCTTGTTACTGCTTCGACTGATGGAaagatcaaagaagaagaagaagatggtgctATTGTTGATATTGAGACGCTTCGTGGAATGGGGGTTCGTGAGTTGCGAGAACAAGCTTCAATTCGTGGGGTTTTGGCTAAAGGGACTAAGAAAGAACTATTTGAGAGACTTTGTGCTGATTTACAGAAGGATTCGGGTTCGATTACTCAAG ATAAAGGAGAAGTGAGTGAGGTGAAAGAGGAAAAGTTGGTTAAAGCCACCAAGAAAGGTGCTGCAGTTTTGGATCAGTATCTCCCTGACCAATATAAGACAAACTACCATGTATTGGAGCAT GGAGGTGAAATCTATGATGCAATGTTGAACCAAACAAATGTCTCAGATAATAATAACAAGTTCTACGTGATTCAAGCTCTTG AATCAGAtgttggtggaggtggaggtTTCATGGTTTTCACTAGATGGGGTCGAGTTGGAGTTAAAGGCCAGAACAAGTTACAGGGATTCACCTCCAGAGATGAAGCTATTCATGAGTTCGAACAAAGATTTTACGCCAAGACAAAAAATCTGTGGTCTGATCGCAAGAATTTTTTTTGTCACGAGAAACTCTACACTTGGTTGGAAATGGATTACAAAGAACCAGAAAATGAATCAGTT GTTCCAGAGAAGCCCAAGGACTCATCAATTCAACCACGAGGGACGAAACTGGAATCTCGCATTgctaagtttatctctcttatttgTAATGTCAGCATGATGAAGCAACAGATGATTGAAATAG GATACAATGCTGAAAAGTTGCCTCTTGGTAAGCTAAGCAAATCAACCATTTTGAAG GGATATGATGTCTTGAAGAGCATTTCTGAGGCCATGACTGCTAACCCAAATAGGAATACACTTGAGCAATTGACTGG AGCCTTCTACACTGTTATCCCTCATGACTTCGGTTTTAAAAACATGA GGGAGTTCATTATTGACACACCGCAGAAACTGAAAAACAAGATAGAAATg GTTGAAGCCCTAGGTGAAATTGAGCTTGCGACTAAGTTGTTAAAGGATGATGATGACATGCAG GAAGATCCACTATACTCTCATTACAATCGTCTCCAGTGCGAATTGCAAGCGATTGATGCTGGTTCAAAGGAATACTCTGTG ATAGAGAAGTATATGAAGAACACTCATGCAAAAACACATTCAAGTTATACTGTTGATATAGTTCAGTTATTTAGGGTATCCAGGAAGTGTGAAGATGAGCGTTTCAGAAAG TTCTCTAACACCAAAAACAGAATGCTTTTGTGGCATGGTTCTCGACTTACTAACTGGACTGGAATTCTGTCACAAG GATTACGCATTGCTCCTCCAGAAGCCCCATCAACAGGTTACATGTTCGGTAAAGGGGTTTATTTTGCTGATATGTTCTCAAAAAGTGCAAATTATTGCTTCTCATCTTCGTCGTCTACGGCGGGGGTGCTTCTTTTATGTGAG GTTGCATTGGGTGAGATGGCTGAGCTACTACAGTCAGATTATAACGCTGATAAGTTGCCACCCGGGAAGCTAAG CACAAAAGGGGTTGGTTCAACAGCGCCAGATCCATCAGAGTTTCAGGCACTTGATGATGGTGTTGTAGTGCCACTTGGGAAGCCAAAGGAGCAACGGGACCGGAAG GGTAGCTTGTTGTACAATGAGTATATAGTCTACAATGTGGATCAGATTCGAATGCGGTATCTCATTCATGTTAATTTTAACTACGGGAGACGGTAA